The proteins below are encoded in one region of Microbispora sp. NBC_01189:
- a CDS encoding response regulator transcription factor, with protein sequence MSANPAARVLVVDDDPTVAEVVARYLERDGHEVECVGDGAEALRRALADPPDLLVLDLMLPKIDGLQVCRKLRERWPVPVIMLTALGEEMDRVVGLETGADDYVTKPFSPRELALRVQSVLRRARGALVPTGTGVLRDGDLVVDVGAHEVRLGGQEITLTAREFDLLVYLLRNPRQAFSRAALLDQVWGWSFGDSSTVTVHVRRLREKIEPDPTDPRRIVTVWGVGYRYEPLP encoded by the coding sequence ATGTCCGCGAACCCCGCCGCCCGCGTCCTGGTGGTCGATGACGACCCGACCGTCGCCGAGGTGGTCGCCCGCTACCTGGAGCGGGACGGTCACGAGGTCGAGTGCGTGGGCGACGGCGCCGAGGCGTTGCGGCGGGCCCTGGCCGACCCGCCCGACCTGCTCGTGCTCGACCTGATGCTGCCCAAGATCGACGGTCTCCAGGTCTGCCGGAAGCTGCGGGAGCGCTGGCCGGTTCCGGTGATCATGCTGACCGCCCTGGGCGAGGAGATGGACCGGGTGGTCGGCCTGGAGACCGGCGCGGACGACTACGTGACCAAGCCGTTCAGCCCGCGCGAGCTCGCCCTGCGCGTCCAGTCCGTGCTGCGGCGGGCCCGGGGCGCCCTGGTGCCGACGGGAACCGGCGTCCTGCGGGACGGCGACCTGGTGGTGGACGTCGGCGCCCACGAGGTGCGCCTCGGCGGGCAGGAGATCACCCTGACCGCCCGCGAGTTCGACCTGCTCGTCTACCTGCTGCGCAACCCGCGCCAGGCGTTCAGCCGGGCGGCGCTGCTCGACCAGGTGTGGGGCTGGTCCTTCGGCGACTCCTCGACCGTGACGGTCCACGTGCGGCGGCTGCGGGAGAAGATCGAGCCGGACCCGACCGACCCACGGCGGATCGTCACCGTCTGGGGCGTCGGTTACCGCTACGAGCCGCTGCCGTGA
- a CDS encoding HAMP domain-containing sensor histidine kinase yields MIVQIVAVAAGLGLVIAALGLALLRVLRRRSIGVMLAVVAAVTVAATLAGVVAITLAMVIEGRPKNIVLTVVAIGGLVGLGVALVNARTVVRASRSLVTAVENVPPSGRFTPPPTPLPAELRTIGAALEQAYERLRLGRERERALESARRELVAWVSHDLRTPLAGMRAMVEALEDGVADDPETVKRYHVQIRVEVDRLTGMVEDLFELSRIHAGSLRLSLARTGLGDLVADTLAAVEPLARAEGVRLSGEADPHVPVYADAGHLGRAVRNLVVNAIRHTPAGGTVLVRAAADGPAARLSVLDGCGGIPEEDLPRVFDVAFRGEAARTPGPDGGAGLGLAIARGIVEAHDGGIGVVNEGPGCRFTITLPLAPAAPDERRPG; encoded by the coding sequence GTGATCGTCCAGATCGTCGCGGTCGCCGCCGGCCTCGGCCTGGTCATCGCGGCCCTGGGCCTGGCGCTGCTGCGGGTGCTGCGCCGGCGGTCGATCGGCGTGATGCTCGCGGTGGTGGCGGCCGTCACGGTCGCGGCGACGCTGGCCGGGGTGGTCGCCATCACGCTCGCCATGGTCATCGAAGGGCGGCCGAAGAACATCGTGCTCACCGTCGTGGCCATCGGCGGCCTCGTCGGGCTCGGCGTGGCGCTGGTGAACGCGCGCACAGTGGTGCGCGCCAGCAGGAGCCTGGTGACCGCGGTGGAGAACGTGCCGCCGTCGGGCCGCTTCACCCCGCCGCCCACCCCGCTCCCGGCCGAGCTGCGGACCATCGGCGCCGCTCTGGAGCAGGCGTACGAGCGGCTGCGGCTGGGCCGCGAGCGGGAGCGGGCGCTGGAGAGCGCGCGGCGCGAGCTCGTCGCCTGGGTCAGCCACGACCTGCGCACGCCCCTCGCCGGAATGCGGGCGATGGTCGAGGCGCTGGAGGACGGGGTGGCCGACGACCCCGAGACGGTCAAGCGCTACCACGTCCAGATCAGGGTGGAGGTCGACCGGCTCACCGGGATGGTGGAGGACCTCTTCGAGCTGTCGCGGATCCACGCCGGTTCGCTGCGGCTGTCGCTCGCCCGCACCGGGCTCGGCGACCTCGTGGCGGACACGCTGGCCGCCGTCGAGCCGCTGGCCCGCGCCGAAGGGGTGCGCCTGTCCGGCGAGGCCGACCCGCACGTCCCCGTGTACGCCGACGCCGGGCACCTCGGCCGGGCCGTACGCAACCTGGTCGTGAACGCGATCCGGCACACGCCCGCCGGGGGGACGGTCCTCGTGCGCGCGGCGGCGGACGGCCCGGCGGCCCGGCTGTCGGTGCTCGACGGCTGCGGCGGCATCCCGGAGGAGGATCTCCCCCGGGTCTTCGACGTGGCGTTCCGCGGCGAGGCCGCGCGTACGCCCGGCCCCGACGGCGGCGCCGGGCTCGGCCTCGCGATCGCCCGCGGCATCGTGGAGGCCCACGACGGAGGGATCGGCGTGGTCAACGAGGGCCCCGGCTGCCGATTCACGATCACGCTTCCGCTGGCGCCCGCTGCCCCGGACGAGCGCCGGCCCGGGTGA
- a CDS encoding ABC transporter ATP-binding protein yields the protein MNAVWVAVRLAWEAGRTRLAVHGAITAAGAVVPPAIAWLTKAVLDRVSGGTATPASIAWPGAALTVCGISAALVPQASLYLRAEIGRRVGVVAQDRLFHATERFVGLARFEDPAFLDTLRLALQYGGATPGMVVMAAFGIVRSVLAGVGFIGALALISPWMAVLVAATAVPGLAAEVWLSRRRAAMLVGIGPNERREFFFQDLLLSVQAAKEIRLFGLAGHLRGLMREQRMTADAERRRSDRRELVVQSVLGGTGALLAGAGLLWTLLDTLGGGRTVGDIALFVAAVAGVQGAITGLVGEIATIHRQTLLFGHYLSVLTAAPDLPVRPEPASVPELRRGIEFRDVWFRYSPGHEWALRGVSFTIPYGHSVGLVGRNGAGKSTVVKLLCRMYDPERGVILWDGADLRTLDPEELRRRIGSVFQDYMTYDMSAADNIGLGDLGAMGDRERIAEAAGRAGADAFVGALPRGYDTLLSRIFLDGGEAGVHLSGGQWQRLALARAYLRGGRDLLILDEPNSGLDAEAEHEIHSGLRRHRAGRTNLLISHRLGSIREAELIVVLDEGRVAERGSHAELLRLGGLYADLFTMQAEGYQVG from the coding sequence GTGAACGCCGTCTGGGTGGCCGTACGGCTCGCCTGGGAGGCGGGCCGGACGCGGCTGGCGGTCCACGGGGCGATCACCGCGGCCGGCGCGGTGGTCCCGCCGGCCATCGCCTGGCTGACGAAGGCCGTGCTCGACCGGGTCTCCGGCGGAACGGCGACTCCGGCGTCGATCGCCTGGCCGGGCGCGGCACTGACCGTCTGCGGGATCTCGGCGGCCCTCGTCCCGCAGGCATCCCTGTACCTGAGAGCGGAGATCGGCAGGAGGGTCGGCGTCGTCGCGCAGGACCGCCTGTTCCACGCCACCGAGCGGTTCGTCGGGCTGGCCAGGTTCGAGGACCCCGCCTTCCTGGACACGCTCAGGCTCGCGCTGCAGTACGGCGGCGCCACGCCCGGCATGGTGGTCATGGCCGCCTTCGGGATCGTCAGGTCGGTCCTGGCCGGCGTGGGCTTCATCGGCGCACTGGCCCTGATCAGCCCGTGGATGGCCGTCCTGGTGGCGGCCACCGCCGTACCGGGCCTGGCGGCCGAGGTCTGGCTGTCGCGGCGCCGCGCCGCGATGCTGGTGGGAATAGGCCCGAACGAGCGCCGGGAGTTCTTCTTCCAGGACCTGCTGCTCAGTGTCCAGGCCGCCAAGGAGATCAGGCTGTTCGGCCTCGCGGGCCACCTACGCGGCCTGATGCGCGAGCAGCGCATGACCGCCGACGCGGAGCGCCGACGCTCGGACCGCCGGGAGCTCGTCGTCCAGAGCGTCCTCGGAGGCACGGGCGCGCTGCTGGCGGGAGCGGGTCTGCTCTGGACCCTGCTGGACACGCTCGGCGGGGGCCGGACGGTGGGGGACATCGCGCTGTTCGTCGCCGCCGTCGCCGGAGTCCAGGGGGCGATCACCGGCCTGGTCGGCGAGATCGCGACCATACACCGGCAGACGCTGCTCTTCGGGCACTACCTGTCGGTGCTGACGGCCGCACCCGACCTTCCGGTGCGGCCCGAGCCGGCCTCCGTCCCCGAGTTGCGGCGCGGGATCGAGTTCCGCGACGTCTGGTTCCGGTACTCCCCCGGCCACGAGTGGGCGCTGCGGGGCGTGTCGTTCACCATCCCGTACGGACACTCCGTCGGTCTCGTCGGCCGCAACGGCGCGGGAAAGAGCACCGTGGTCAAGCTGCTGTGCCGGATGTACGACCCGGAGCGGGGCGTGATCCTGTGGGACGGCGCCGACCTCCGCACGCTCGATCCCGAGGAGCTGCGGCGGCGCATCGGCTCGGTCTTCCAGGACTACATGACGTACGACATGAGCGCGGCGGACAACATCGGCCTCGGCGACCTCGGCGCCATGGGAGACCGGGAGCGGATAGCCGAGGCGGCCGGCAGGGCGGGAGCCGACGCCTTCGTCGGCGCGCTGCCCCGCGGCTACGACACGCTGCTGTCGCGGATCTTCCTCGACGGCGGCGAGGCCGGCGTCCACCTCTCGGGCGGCCAGTGGCAGCGTCTCGCCCTGGCGCGCGCCTACCTCAGGGGCGGACGGGACCTGCTGATCCTGGACGAGCCGAACTCGGGCCTGGACGCCGAGGCCGAACACGAGATCCACAGCGGGTTGCGGCGGCACCGGGCGGGGCGGACGAACCTGCTGATCTCCCATCGTCTCGGCTCGATCCGGGAAGCCGAGCTGATCGTGGTCCTCGACGAGGGACGGGTGGCCGAGCGCGGCTCACACGCCGAACTGCTGCGCCTCGGCGGCCTGTACGCGGACCTGTTCACCATGCAGGCGGAGGGCTACCAGGTCGGGTGA
- a CDS encoding TlpA family protein disulfide reductase, whose protein sequence is MQFLIAFVAIVGVLCAVDLVLSVGIIRRLREHSEALAALRRGPSVMAPAGSAVGSFIAVTTDGETVSDETLPETPTLVGVFSPGCPACAERLPSFVDAAKNHGGGRPAVLAVLAGREEDVAAERAALEPVARVVIEGGGGGLTKALSVSGFPAFALVASRTILASGTAMEGLRA, encoded by the coding sequence ATGCAGTTCCTCATCGCGTTCGTCGCGATCGTCGGCGTTCTGTGCGCCGTGGACCTCGTCCTGTCCGTCGGCATCATCCGGAGGCTCCGCGAGCATTCGGAGGCACTGGCGGCGCTGCGCCGCGGGCCCTCGGTCATGGCCCCGGCGGGGTCGGCCGTCGGCTCGTTCATCGCTGTGACCACGGACGGGGAGACGGTGTCCGACGAGACCCTCCCCGAGACACCGACGCTCGTGGGCGTCTTCTCGCCGGGCTGCCCCGCCTGCGCCGAGCGCCTGCCGTCGTTCGTCGACGCGGCGAAGAACCACGGCGGCGGCAGGCCGGCGGTCCTCGCCGTACTGGCGGGCCGGGAGGAGGACGTCGCGGCGGAGCGCGCCGCGCTCGAACCCGTCGCCCGCGTGGTGATCGAGGGCGGTGGCGGCGGCCTCACGAAGGCGCTGTCGGTCTCCGGATTCCCCGCGTTCGCGCTGGTCGCGTCCCGCACGATCCTCGCGAGCGGCACCGCCATGGAGGGCCTGCGGGCGTGA
- a CDS encoding S26 family signal peptidase, protein MLTSLLLVTAVALFCAAVVAVLRRRYVVVEVYGTSMRPTFQAGDRVLVRRVPPRRLRAGEVVVVEAPGPRARQPGPAQVIPGPARDMSGPTRETAGPTRETAGPDRKWHIKRVAAIGGDPVPAWVAGTPGLRNADRVPAGHLVVLGDNPDSSLDSRQRGFVPADRVLGVVLRRLRPERRR, encoded by the coding sequence GTGCTGACGAGCCTCCTCCTGGTCACTGCCGTGGCACTCTTCTGCGCGGCCGTGGTCGCCGTGCTGCGGCGGCGGTACGTCGTCGTCGAGGTGTACGGCACCAGCATGCGGCCGACCTTCCAGGCCGGAGACCGTGTCCTGGTGCGGCGCGTCCCGCCACGGCGTCTGCGGGCCGGAGAGGTCGTGGTGGTCGAGGCACCGGGCCCGCGCGCCCGTCAGCCAGGGCCGGCACAGGTGATACCCGGGCCGGCGCGAGACATGAGCGGGCCGACGCGAGAGACGGCCGGGCCGACGCGAGAGACGGCCGGGCCGGACCGGAAATGGCACATCAAGCGGGTGGCGGCGATCGGGGGCGATCCGGTGCCCGCGTGGGTCGCCGGCACGCCGGGGCTCCGGAACGCGGACCGGGTGCCGGCCGGCCACCTCGTCGTCCTGGGAGACAACCCCGATTCCAGCCTGGACTCGCGCCAGCGCGGCTTCGTGCCCGCCGACCGGGTCCTCGGCGTGGTCCTGCGCCGGCTGCGGCCCGAGCGCCGCCGGTGA
- a CDS encoding MauE/DoxX family redox-associated membrane protein, which translates to MNYVLLACRMVVGLTFLVSLASKLRGRESWSRFAESTVRLLPGRTEARPGQRLGEQPGQRRHMLAAAVTVMEGAVVGLTAVPAAAAAAFTVALAALAAFSFVIHAAIRDGRAIPCHCFGGRTSPVGPADLARNALLGLIALTGLALTVAGPVRGPDEPAGAAVAFLAALLVTVLVVLTGEIAELFGLTRESGWR; encoded by the coding sequence GTGAACTACGTGCTGCTCGCCTGCCGGATGGTCGTCGGGCTGACGTTCCTGGTCTCGCTCGCGTCGAAACTGCGCGGGCGGGAGTCGTGGTCGCGGTTCGCCGAGTCCACGGTGCGGCTGCTGCCCGGCCGTACGGAAGCCCGGCCCGGGCAGCGGCTCGGGGAGCAGCCCGGGCAGCGGCGCCACATGCTCGCGGCCGCGGTGACCGTCATGGAGGGAGCCGTCGTCGGGCTGACGGCGGTCCCGGCCGCGGCGGCCGCCGCCTTCACGGTCGCGCTGGCCGCGCTGGCGGCCTTCTCCTTCGTCATCCACGCCGCGATCCGCGACGGACGCGCCATTCCCTGTCACTGCTTCGGCGGCAGGACGTCGCCGGTCGGGCCCGCCGACCTCGCCCGTAACGCCCTTCTCGGGTTGATCGCCCTCACCGGTCTGGCGCTGACCGTCGCCGGCCCCGTACGCGGTCCGGACGAGCCCGCGGGGGCGGCGGTCGCGTTCCTGGCCGCGCTGCTGGTCACCGTCCTGGTCGTGCTCACGGGGGAGATCGCCGAGCTGTTCGGGCTCACCCGGGAGAGCGGGTGGCGGTGA
- a CDS encoding STAS domain-containing protein, whose product MELKVATQSHAGQAVMAVFGEIDLYTAPRLQTEFTRLLDTGPDRVVIDMSGVEFCDSTGMNVLLSALKRLRERGGTLEVAAPRPAVRKILQVTGLDSVFTVYDAVPADLLTAEHQG is encoded by the coding sequence GTGGAGCTGAAAGTCGCGACGCAATCCCACGCCGGTCAGGCCGTCATGGCCGTATTCGGCGAAATCGACCTTTATACCGCGCCCCGGTTGCAGACGGAGTTCACCCGCCTGCTGGACACCGGGCCGGACCGGGTGGTCATCGACATGTCCGGAGTGGAGTTCTGCGACTCCACGGGCATGAACGTGCTGCTCTCCGCGCTCAAGCGGCTGCGGGAACGCGGCGGCACGCTGGAGGTGGCCGCGCCGAGACCGGCGGTACGGAAGATCCTCCAGGTCACCGGCCTGGACTCGGTGTTCACCGTGTACGACGCGGTGCCCGCCGACCTGCTCACCGCCGAACACCAGGGCTAG
- a CDS encoding glycosyltransferase family 2 protein gives MAVPEPDTAVVIPAKDEAERIGATVSAALKLPGVDLVVVVDDGSSDETGRVARAAGARVVRHSRNRGKAAAMESGAEAAGLLDADHARHLLFLDADLGETAAAALPLIAPVRAGEADMTIATFATRVKLGGHGMVVRLARDGIKRLTGWEATQPLNGQRCLTRDAFEAARPLAHGFGVETGMTVDLLRKGFRVAEVEVEMSHRATGTDWRAQMHRARQLRDVGLALAAREPVVRQTISTVRPSRG, from the coding sequence ATGGCAGTGCCCGAGCCGGACACCGCGGTGGTGATCCCGGCGAAGGACGAGGCCGAACGGATCGGCGCCACCGTGAGCGCCGCCCTGAAGCTGCCCGGCGTGGATCTCGTGGTCGTGGTCGACGACGGCTCCTCCGACGAGACCGGCCGGGTGGCCAGGGCGGCCGGCGCCCGGGTCGTACGGCACAGCCGCAACCGGGGCAAGGCCGCGGCGATGGAGAGCGGGGCCGAGGCCGCGGGCCTCCTGGACGCGGACCACGCGCGTCACCTGCTGTTCCTCGACGCCGACCTCGGCGAGACGGCGGCGGCGGCTCTCCCGCTGATCGCGCCCGTGCGGGCGGGAGAGGCCGACATGACCATCGCGACGTTCGCGACCAGGGTCAAGCTCGGCGGCCACGGCATGGTCGTACGGCTGGCGCGCGACGGGATCAAACGGCTGACCGGCTGGGAGGCGACCCAGCCGCTCAACGGGCAGCGGTGCCTCACCCGGGACGCCTTCGAGGCGGCCCGCCCGCTCGCGCACGGCTTCGGCGTCGAGACCGGGATGACCGTCGACCTCCTCAGGAAGGGCTTCCGGGTGGCCGAGGTCGAGGTCGAGATGTCGCACCGGGCCACCGGCACCGACTGGCGTGCCCAGATGCACCGGGCGCGGCAGCTTCGCGACGTCGGCCTGGCCCTCGCCGCCCGCGAACCCGTGGTGCGGCAGACCATCTCCACGGTCCGGCCCTCGCGCGGTTAG
- a CDS encoding glycosyltransferase 87 family protein, producing the protein MTTGRIAGARRPVWAWALALVAVAAAASPLIAYWLTNPEDQRLVDLDVYRTGGWALLRGLPVYDVITPAPQLLPFTYPPVAAMLAVPLAAMSWPVAQWVWTIAIVAVLAVTVRHAFRAFLDGVRGALAAPALFAVLCAACVYLMPIRDQVRFGQVDLFLLALCLLDCVVRRPWWPRGMLIGLATAVKLTPGVFLVYLAVTAFAARDTVPRDTAPSHSGAGHGSTAQSHGGTAQRRALFVAVFTAALLTLLPFLVITDDARDFWFGALLDSERLGANAATTNQSLRGMLLRLYLPDALTSAVWLAAVAAIGWYGFRQARRAHLDGDTMTAVALTGLMAVLLSPVAWIHHIAWIVVVVAAVAGSGRDPVRLLVAAGVWLYYVLPIPWWGVSIKALEIPILSPVAGKIVQNAFGLGAIGLVWLLGSWLPRRRAATAATAGTAATTAAG; encoded by the coding sequence GTGACGACTGGCCGCATCGCCGGGGCCCGCCGGCCCGTGTGGGCATGGGCGCTGGCCCTGGTGGCGGTGGCCGCCGCCGCGTCCCCGCTGATCGCCTACTGGCTCACCAATCCCGAAGACCAGCGCCTCGTCGACCTCGACGTCTACCGTACGGGCGGCTGGGCACTCCTGCGGGGCCTGCCCGTCTACGACGTGATCACACCGGCACCGCAGTTGCTGCCGTTCACCTACCCGCCGGTCGCGGCGATGCTGGCGGTGCCGCTCGCCGCGATGTCCTGGCCGGTCGCGCAGTGGGTGTGGACGATCGCGATCGTCGCCGTCCTCGCGGTGACGGTCCGGCACGCGTTCCGGGCCTTCCTGGACGGCGTACGCGGCGCACTGGCCGCGCCCGCGCTGTTCGCCGTGCTGTGCGCCGCGTGCGTGTACCTCATGCCGATCAGGGACCAGGTCAGGTTCGGCCAGGTGGACCTGTTCCTCCTCGCGCTGTGCCTGCTCGACTGCGTGGTGCGGCGCCCGTGGTGGCCGCGCGGGATGCTCATCGGGCTGGCGACGGCGGTGAAGCTGACTCCCGGCGTGTTCCTCGTCTACCTGGCCGTCACCGCGTTCGCCGCTCGCGACACCGTCCCTCGCGACACCGCCCCAAGCCACAGCGGCGCCGGCCACGGAAGCACAGCGCAGAGCCACGGGGGCACGGCGCAGCGGAGGGCCCTGTTCGTGGCGGTGTTCACGGCGGCCCTGCTCACGCTGCTGCCGTTCCTGGTGATCACCGACGACGCGCGGGACTTCTGGTTCGGGGCGCTGCTCGACTCGGAGCGGCTGGGCGCGAACGCCGCCACCACCAACCAGTCGCTGCGGGGCATGCTGCTGAGGCTCTACCTGCCCGACGCGCTGACCTCGGCCGTCTGGCTCGCCGCCGTCGCGGCCATCGGCTGGTACGGCTTCCGCCAGGCCCGGCGGGCACACCTGGACGGCGACACGATGACGGCGGTGGCGCTCACCGGGCTGATGGCGGTGCTGCTGTCGCCGGTGGCGTGGATCCACCACATCGCCTGGATCGTGGTGGTGGTCGCGGCCGTCGCCGGGTCGGGACGCGACCCGGTCCGGCTGCTGGTCGCGGCCGGCGTGTGGCTGTACTACGTGCTGCCCATCCCCTGGTGGGGAGTGTCGATCAAGGCGCTGGAGATCCCGATACTCAGCCCGGTCGCCGGGAAGATCGTGCAGAACGCCTTCGGGCTCGGGGCGATCGGCTTGGTCTGGCTGCTCGGGTCCTGGCTGCCGCGACGGCGGGCCGCTACCGCCGCTACCGCCGGCACCGCCGCCACCACTGCCGCCGGGTGA
- the pheA gene encoding prephenate dehydratase, whose amino-acid sequence MSKLAYLGPQGTFCEAALRLLAPDAERLPCANVGAALDAARDGTADGAVVPLENSVEGAITQTLDELAKGRSLHITGEVLLPVEFSLLVRPGTELRQIKRIITHPAAHTQCRGFIERELPGAVVIAGSSTAAAAQEVSVPGSPYDAAISPAIAGEYYGLDAVASDIGDRSDTVTRFIQVSRPGPLPEPTGADRTSLVAFLRDDHPGALLEMLSEFAVRGVNLTRIESRPTGDGIGRYFFHFDLEGHIADARVGEAVSGLHRLCGDLRFLGSYPRADRVATQVRPGTADGDFDEAAQWLGKIRAGLA is encoded by the coding sequence ATGTCGAAGCTCGCGTACCTGGGACCGCAGGGCACCTTCTGTGAAGCGGCACTGCGACTCCTGGCGCCCGACGCCGAGCGCCTGCCCTGCGCCAACGTCGGAGCCGCGCTCGACGCCGCCCGCGACGGCACCGCCGACGGCGCGGTCGTCCCGCTGGAGAACTCGGTGGAGGGGGCGATCACCCAGACCCTCGACGAGCTGGCCAAGGGCAGGTCGCTGCACATCACCGGCGAGGTGCTGCTGCCGGTCGAGTTCTCCCTGCTGGTCCGGCCCGGCACCGAGCTGAGGCAGATCAAGCGGATCATCACGCACCCCGCCGCGCACACGCAGTGCCGCGGGTTCATCGAGCGCGAGCTGCCCGGCGCCGTGGTGATCGCCGGATCCTCCACGGCCGCCGCCGCGCAGGAGGTCTCCGTTCCCGGCTCGCCGTACGACGCGGCCATCAGCCCGGCCATCGCCGGGGAGTACTACGGGCTCGACGCCGTCGCCTCGGACATCGGCGACCGTTCCGACACCGTGACGCGCTTCATTCAGGTGAGCCGGCCGGGGCCGCTGCCCGAGCCGACCGGGGCCGACCGCACCTCGCTCGTCGCCTTCCTGCGCGACGACCACCCGGGCGCCCTGCTGGAGATGCTGAGCGAGTTCGCCGTGCGCGGGGTGAACCTGACCCGGATCGAGTCGCGCCCCACCGGCGACGGCATCGGGCGCTACTTCTTCCACTTCGACCTTGAGGGTCACATCGCGGACGCCAGGGTCGGCGAGGCCGTCTCCGGGCTCCACCGGCTCTGCGGCGACCTGCGCTTCCTCGGCAGCTATCCCCGCGCCGACCGGGTCGCCACGCAGGTCAGGCCGGGCACGGCGGACGGCGACTTCGACGAGGCCGCGCAGTGGCTCGGAAAGATCCGCGCCGGGCTCGCTTGA
- the serS gene encoding serine--tRNA ligase, which translates to MIDLRTLREDPDRLRASQRVRGEDDSVVETLLSLDERRRAALNNFESLRAEQKSIGKSVSRASGDERQALLDRAKELSAQVKTAEAEAAALAGELDELLMTVPNIVEEGAPPGGEDDYVVIEEASEKPVFDFEPRDHVELGELLGAIDTERGAKVSGARFFFLKGAGARLQLGLLNMAIQQAVEAGFTPMITPVLVKPESMQGTGFLGAHASEVYRLEADDLYLVGTSEVPLAAYHSDEILDRAALPMRYAGWSSCFRREAGSYGKDTRGIIRVHQFDKVEMFSYCRPEDAHEEHLRLLAWEKEMLEKVEIPYRVIDVAGGDLGSSAARKYDCEGWVPTQGRYRELTSTSNCTDFQARRLKVRYRDEDGRPQHVATLNGTLATTRWIVAILENHQQADGSVVVPKALRPYVGLDVLEPVSR; encoded by the coding sequence GTGATTGACCTGCGAACCCTTCGTGAGGACCCGGACCGGCTCCGGGCGTCGCAGCGCGTCCGCGGCGAGGACGACTCGGTCGTGGAGACTCTGCTGTCGCTCGACGAGCGCCGCCGTGCCGCGCTCAACAACTTCGAGTCGCTGCGCGCCGAGCAGAAGAGCATCGGCAAGTCGGTGTCCCGCGCGTCCGGAGACGAGCGCCAGGCGCTGCTCGACCGCGCGAAGGAGCTGTCCGCGCAGGTGAAGACGGCCGAGGCCGAGGCCGCCGCGCTGGCGGGCGAGCTCGACGAACTGCTCATGACCGTGCCGAACATCGTCGAGGAGGGCGCGCCCCCCGGCGGCGAGGACGACTACGTGGTCATCGAGGAGGCCAGCGAGAAGCCGGTCTTCGACTTCGAGCCGCGCGACCACGTCGAGCTGGGCGAGCTGCTCGGCGCGATCGACACCGAGCGCGGGGCCAAGGTGTCCGGCGCCCGGTTCTTCTTCCTGAAGGGCGCCGGCGCGCGGCTCCAGCTCGGGCTACTGAACATGGCGATCCAGCAGGCGGTCGAGGCCGGCTTCACGCCGATGATCACCCCTGTGCTCGTGAAGCCGGAGTCGATGCAGGGCACCGGCTTCCTCGGCGCCCACGCGAGCGAGGTCTACCGGCTGGAGGCCGACGACCTCTACCTGGTCGGCACCAGCGAGGTGCCGCTGGCGGCCTACCACTCCGACGAGATCCTCGACCGGGCGGCGCTGCCGATGCGCTACGCCGGGTGGTCGTCCTGCTTCCGCCGCGAGGCGGGGTCGTACGGCAAGGACACCCGGGGGATCATCCGCGTCCACCAGTTCGACAAGGTGGAGATGTTCTCCTACTGCCGTCCGGAGGACGCGCACGAGGAACACCTGCGGCTCCTCGCGTGGGAGAAGGAGATGCTGGAGAAGGTCGAGATCCCCTACCGCGTGATCGACGTGGCGGGCGGCGACCTCGGCTCGTCGGCGGCCCGCAAGTACGACTGCGAGGGCTGGGTGCCCACCCAGGGCCGCTACCGCGAGCTGACCTCGACCTCGAACTGCACCGACTTCCAGGCCCGCCGCCTGAAGGTGCGCTACCGCGACGAGGACGGCCGGCCGCAGCACGTCGCCACGCTCAACGGCACGCTCGCCACCACCCGGTGGATCGTGGCGATCCTGGAGAACCACCAGCAGGCGGACGGATCGGTCGTGGTGCCCAAGGCGCTGCGGCCGTACGTCGGACTCGACGTCCTGGAGCCGGTGTCGCGTTAA
- a CDS encoding cold-shock protein has product MAQGTVKWFNAEKGFGFIAPDGGEPDVFVHFSAITGSGYRNLEDGQRVEFEVIAGPKGPQASNVRGL; this is encoded by the coding sequence ATGGCTCAGGGAACCGTCAAGTGGTTCAACGCTGAGAAGGGCTTCGGCTTCATCGCACCGGACGGCGGCGAGCCCGACGTGTTCGTGCACTTCTCCGCGATCACTGGCAGCGGCTACCGCAACCTCGAGGACGGCCAGCGGGTCGAGTTCGAGGTCATCGCCGGTCCGAAGGGTCCGCAGGCGTCGAACGTCCGTGGTCTCTGA